Proteins encoded within one genomic window of Paraburkholderia sp. HP33-1:
- a CDS encoding cupin domain-containing protein produces the protein MKVVRFDEAPPYEAPNHFDMRSLRLQGFASGGPEKFWVGLSHFLPGGGAGPDSSPLEKVYVLLAGELTVEAGGESVVLSPMDSCCIPGNEMRSVKNHGNEIATMLVVMPYLENKP, from the coding sequence ATGAAAGTCGTCCGCTTCGACGAAGCGCCTCCCTACGAAGCCCCGAACCACTTTGACATGCGTTCCCTGCGGCTTCAGGGATTTGCGTCCGGCGGTCCGGAAAAGTTCTGGGTCGGCCTGTCGCATTTCCTGCCTGGCGGCGGCGCCGGGCCCGACAGTTCTCCGCTGGAGAAGGTCTACGTGCTGCTGGCCGGAGAGCTCACGGTCGAGGCTGGCGGCGAATCGGTAGTGCTTTCGCCGATGGACAGCTGTTGCATCCCCGGCAATGAAATGCGCAGCGTGAAAAATCACGGCAACGAGATAGCGACGATGCTGGTCGTGATGCCCTACCTGGAGAACAAGCCATGA
- a CDS encoding cyclase family protein, with product MIRNVVQDGLKHQLGERPAFPFRDTNTDARLKVTITIRGVEFQENLNNDMGLEFYDLSHPWGLGQPCWPYFEDVKIERLHSMAKSGVLTQRITTVMHSGTHIDAPAHVVEGTPFMDEVPLPHFFGTGVVVSIPKQKWEVITAEDLEKATPQIREGDIVIVNTGWHHHYGDNRMYYAYSPGFYKDAGEWFAKKKVKMIGTDTQALDHPLGTAIGPHGPGWPNGLLPDVNREYERVTGRKVIEDFPEWEPCHQAILKHGICGIENIGGELDKVTGKRVTFAAFPWRWTKGDGCIVRLVAIVDPKGTYRFENGQG from the coding sequence TTGATCCGCAATGTAGTACAAGACGGGCTGAAACACCAGCTGGGAGAGCGGCCTGCTTTCCCTTTTCGAGACACCAATACGGATGCGAGGCTAAAGGTGACGATCACGATTCGCGGCGTCGAATTTCAGGAAAATCTCAACAACGACATGGGGCTTGAGTTCTATGACCTCAGTCACCCGTGGGGCTTGGGTCAGCCGTGCTGGCCGTACTTCGAGGACGTAAAAATCGAACGCCTGCATTCGATGGCCAAGTCAGGCGTCCTCACACAACGCATCACGACGGTGATGCACTCGGGCACGCACATCGATGCGCCGGCACATGTCGTCGAAGGCACGCCCTTCATGGACGAGGTGCCGCTGCCGCACTTCTTCGGCACAGGCGTGGTGGTCTCGATCCCGAAGCAGAAGTGGGAAGTGATCACGGCCGAGGACTTGGAGAAGGCCACGCCGCAGATCCGCGAGGGTGACATCGTCATCGTCAACACCGGTTGGCACCACCACTACGGCGACAACCGCATGTACTACGCGTATTCGCCGGGCTTTTACAAGGACGCTGGCGAGTGGTTCGCGAAGAAGAAGGTGAAGATGATCGGCACGGACACGCAGGCGCTCGACCACCCGTTGGGCACGGCGATCGGCCCGCACGGCCCGGGCTGGCCGAATGGACTGCTGCCCGATGTGAACCGGGAGTACGAACGCGTCACCGGTCGCAAGGTGATCGAAGACTTCCCCGAATGGGAACCGTGCCATCAGGCGATCCTCAAGCACGGCATCTGCGGCATCGAGAACATCGGCGGCGAACTGGACAAGGTCACCGGCAAGCGCGTGACCTTTGCCGCCTTCCCGTGGCGCTGGACCAAGGGCGACGGCTGCATCGTTCGTCTGGTGGCGATCGTCGACCCCAAGGGCACATATCGTTTCGAGAACGGCCAAGGCTGA
- a CDS encoding class I adenylate-forming enzyme family protein, translating into MIGDLSRLAARRYPSKVALTMGDRHLTYAELDGLSNQLARALILKGVQPGDRVGLLAQNRLDYGVITQAVAKCGAVLVPINFRLVAAEIRFVLENCGTKVLFFEDEYSATVSDALTGLASQPELILLGDESDSSRSRSPNHYDLLGNQSAEALEIEVDPNSVSTIMYTSGTTGVPKGVMYSHAGYFRLFISNIVELDIKREDVLHLAMPLFHNAGLNGALNSMMMIGASGVVHRGSFDPETILGQIQRHRITAAHTVPTMLAMLCNYDGFDRFDVSSLKKIYYGGMPIEVSLLRRAEAKFSASFYQVYGATECGTVTVLLPEDHSRYSQTTGREAFNAESRIVDENMRDVALGEVGEVIVRASDNGMLGYWNNPKATSDLIRDGWIYTGDLARVEEDSLLTIVGRRKELIISGSECIYPREVESVLSQHPAIHEVAVFGIPDDVYGEKVCAAMSLRNGATVTEVELEQFCVANMARYKRPRVFEFHNELPKNSSGKIAKIQLRAVHWASRERKL; encoded by the coding sequence GTGATAGGCGATTTGTCGCGTCTAGCGGCACGGCGATACCCATCTAAAGTGGCCCTGACAATGGGCGACAGGCATCTTACATACGCGGAACTGGATGGCCTTTCGAATCAGCTCGCACGCGCGTTGATCCTCAAAGGCGTGCAGCCGGGTGACAGGGTCGGGCTTCTTGCGCAGAACCGTCTCGACTACGGCGTAATCACCCAGGCAGTGGCCAAATGCGGTGCGGTTCTCGTGCCCATCAATTTCCGCCTTGTTGCGGCTGAAATCAGGTTCGTGCTGGAGAACTGCGGAACCAAGGTGCTGTTCTTCGAAGATGAATATTCGGCGACTGTCTCCGATGCATTGACCGGCCTCGCGTCACAGCCCGAGCTGATACTCCTCGGCGATGAGAGCGATTCGTCTCGCTCGAGATCGCCAAACCATTACGATCTGCTGGGCAATCAATCCGCCGAGGCCCTGGAAATCGAGGTCGATCCCAACAGTGTGTCGACGATCATGTATACCAGCGGAACGACGGGAGTTCCCAAGGGTGTCATGTACTCGCATGCCGGGTATTTCCGGCTGTTCATCTCCAACATCGTCGAACTTGATATCAAGAGGGAAGACGTTCTGCATCTGGCGATGCCGCTGTTTCACAACGCGGGGCTGAACGGCGCGCTGAATTCAATGATGATGATCGGTGCCAGCGGCGTGGTTCACCGGGGATCCTTCGACCCCGAGACGATCCTGGGGCAGATCCAGCGGCATCGGATTACTGCTGCCCACACGGTGCCGACGATGCTCGCCATGCTTTGCAATTACGATGGGTTCGATCGGTTCGACGTATCAAGTTTGAAAAAGATTTACTACGGCGGAATGCCAATCGAGGTGAGCCTTCTGCGTCGCGCAGAAGCGAAATTCTCCGCCAGCTTCTATCAGGTCTACGGGGCTACTGAATGCGGGACGGTCACGGTGCTCCTGCCGGAAGACCATTCCCGCTACTCGCAGACAACGGGGCGTGAAGCCTTCAACGCTGAAAGCCGCATCGTCGATGAAAACATGCGGGACGTCGCTTTGGGTGAGGTAGGTGAAGTCATCGTCCGTGCAAGCGATAACGGCATGCTGGGGTACTGGAACAACCCAAAGGCAACCTCCGATCTGATCCGGGACGGTTGGATTTATACCGGAGACCTCGCACGGGTAGAAGAGGACTCGCTGCTGACGATCGTGGGCAGACGCAAGGAGCTGATCATCAGCGGTTCAGAATGCATTTATCCGCGCGAAGTGGAGTCGGTGCTTTCGCAGCATCCGGCCATCCATGAAGTGGCAGTGTTTGGCATTCCGGACGATGTCTACGGCGAGAAAGTTTGTGCGGCCATGTCTTTGCGCAACGGGGCGACAGTTACCGAAGTCGAGCTTGAACAGTTCTGCGTCGCGAACATGGCCCGTTACAAGCGACCTCGCGTCTTCGAGTTTCACAATGAGTTGCCGAAGAACTCTTCGGGAAAGATCGCGAAGATCCAGTTGCGAGCGGTGCACTGGGCATCGCGCGAGCGGAAGTTGTGA